The nucleotide sequence TTTGCTTGAGGTGAAACAATAATTTCTTTATCTCGTTTAATCGCAACGATATTAATACCATATTTCGCACGTATATCTAATTCGATAATAGAGTGACCACTAATGTTATCATTAGCAACAATTTCAACAATACTATGTTCATCGGACAACTCTAAGTAATCGAGTACGTTATTGGAAATGATATTATGGGCGATTCGTTTTCCCATATCTCGCTCTGGATGGACAATCGAATCCGCACCGATTTTCGTTAATACTTTCTCATGATAATCATTTTGCGCTTTGACCGTAATGTGCTTAACGCCAAGCTCTTTTAACATTAAAGTTGTTAAAATACTCGCCTGAATATTATCACCGATAGCCACTATGACGTGATCGAAATTACGAATTCCCAAGCTTTTTAACACCGCTTCATCCGTCGTATCGCCTACGACTGCATGAGAAGCAATGTTGGCAAATTGATTTACTTTATCTTCATCAATGTCAATTGCTAATACTTCAAGTCCCTCTTCACTCAACGCGCGACAAATACTTCCGCCGAAGCGCCCGAGACCGATGACTGCAAACTCCTTTTTCATGACAAAATCCTCCAACTTCCTTCATCTCTGTCGATAATTGTACCACATTCTAAAAGTCACGAATAGACTTGTCCATCATTGACTTATAAATGTATACGAGAGCTGTTTGATAAAAACGAAACTGTTGAAAACTTAATTAGTGACGTTACGCTGTTGGAGGTTTTCCATGTATTGTTTTATTTTTTCATAATATGTATCTGTGACTCTCCCTTTGGAACCTCTTAAAATTTCGTTTTTATAATGATCTGGCGGACCTAAATCTTCCTTTTTGCTGCAAACGACGAACGTTAAACAATTTTCATAGTTCACACCATTTACTTCGACATTTACAAAGGTTGGACGGTATAAATTCGTGTATACCCCTTCTCTTACATACAAGTATTCGACTGCCTCAAAAGGAACCTCGTATAAAATACCTTCTACCTTTCCACCTTCCTCGACAATGTCAGCTCTCCCGCCATCGTGGACATGAACAGAAAAACGTAGAGTATAGTTTTCAAGTTTTCCAGCCCCGACGATCGATTGGAAATGGTGGTCAACGCCTGCCTTTTGCATTCGCTCTGTATCCATACATGAACCGTAAGCAAAATAGAACGTACGCTCTGGTTTTGATTCGAAGTAATTATATTCTTTCCAATTCCCCCTATTGATAGGCAGAAAAGAGCTTGTATCCTCAACAAATTGGAAGGTCAAACATTCAATTACATTTGTATCTGTTTTTACGGTTTTCTGTACTTTTTTAAAATTTCCCCTCTTACATAAATCCATATAAAGCTTGTCAATCTCTTGCTCTTTAAGATCGAAAATTTCGCCATAAACTTCCCCTTCTCCATTTACGAAAACAGGGAACCCCTTTTTTGAATCGTATAACTTTCCATGGATTATCGCTTGCTCCGCTACTTTCTTCTCCTCTCGTAACCAATCGAACGATTCATATAAAAAGACGACTGCCATATATTCTCCTCCCCCAAGTGATTTACCAAGGCAACTGTGTTGTAATATTTTTCACCATCGCCTCATTTTCTTTTTTTCTTGCTTTACGTACTTCTGCTCTTTTTTTGGCATTTTCGTGTAATTCCTTTTCGAAATCCGTTTCTGGCTGAACAGTTGGTACTGGTACCGGACGGCCGTTCGTATCAACCGCTACCATCGTTAAAAACGAAATGGCACATACATTTCGCTCCCCTGTCATTAGTTTTTCCGCGACGACTTTGACGAACACTTCCATCGAAGAACGTCCTGTGTACGTGACAAAGGCTTCCAAACAAACGGCATCTCCTTCGTAAATCGGATGTAAAAAGTCAACTGAATCAGTTGAAGCTGTGACGACTTGTGAACGCGCGTGCCTCATAGCCGATATCGCGGCAACATCATCAATGTATGCCATCAATTTTCCTCCGAACATCGTTCCATGAGTATTCGTGTCCGGTGGCAAAACGATGCTTGTTTTCACAACAAACGAATCTTGGCAACGCTTTGTGTTTTCCATTTTTCTACCTCCTTTCATTATTTTTACTATCGTCTCCTATCAATATAATTTTTGTCAACAAATGAACAAAAAGAAAAATATGTTAAAATGTCTTAGAAGAGAAAGTTGGGGTGAAAAATGTGATTTTAATTAAGCGACTTTGGATTAAAGCCCTTCAGATGAGCGGGTGGACATTGTTTTTTGGTACGACGACACTAATTTTATTTAGCAGTTTTTTTATTCATTATTTAGAGCCTGAAACATTCCCTTCCGCTTTCGAAGGTTTATGGTGGACGATGACGACCGTTGTAACAGTAGGATATGGTGATGTATCTCCTACGACCGTACAAGGAAAAATTTTTGCCATGTTTTTATATGTGATGGGAATTGGTCTTATGACGATTGTGATTGGGAAAGTTATCGATTCGTTATCGCTACGAAAAAGGCTGAGGGAGGAAGGAAAATTGAAGATTACAATGAGAAATCATATTATTTTAATTAATTGGACAAAGAAAACAGAGCTAGCCCTTCAAGAGCTTTTAACGACTTTTCACGATATTCATATTGTCATTGTAGATGAAAAATTAGAAAAGATTCCTGTACTTCACGAACGTGTGGAATTTGTTCAAGGAGATCCAGCAACTGAAGAAACGTTACTTCAAGCAAATTTACTTGATTGTAAATCGGCCATGATCTTTGCGCCAGATGGTGTGATAAAGGCATCGCAAGCTGATGGACATACTCTTTTAATTGCTTCAATATTAGAAGGGCTTGGGAAGAAAAACGGTCGGAACATTTATACGATTTGTGAGGTATCTGACTCCAAACATATTCAAGCATTTACCCATGTGAACGTGGAAGAATTTATTACTCCTAATGACATGTCAGCGCATTTAGCTGCTCGTTCTATTCTCTTTAACGGTACAACTGAGATTATTCGTCAGTTAACAAGTCATGTAGGATATGACTTATATCATATAAAAAAGAAGCCTCATTGGAACACATACGGTGATGCGAAAAAAGAGCTTGCTGAATTGGGTGCAACACTTTTGTCAAATCACGAAGACATGTCAATTGTAACAACCTTACAAACACCGATTCCTGATGATGCGAAGCTATTCATTATTTGTGATGAAAAAGTCTATCAAAAGCTGCGATAAACCATTTTAAAGGCTGGTTGTTTTTCTAAAAATGTTTCAAAATAAATCATGAAATGATTGGCTTAAGGCGGCGACTCCAGCGGGACCAGCATGAACTGAAGACCCTGCAGTCTAGCTTTCGAGTCGCCACCATCTTGAATTGATATGAAACGAAAGTATTATATTTACTTATTTGAAAGTCGATATCTTAGTAGGTTAAGGAACCCGCAATTACTAAACCGATACCGATAGATAAAAATAGTAAGAATAAGCCAACCGCTTCGTTGTTATCATCGATGGCTTGTGTAATCTTAAACTTCGGCGTGATCCACTCAGCAATGTAGAACAATAATATTTGAATGACAATTGCAACACTTCCCCAGATCACCATATCTAATAAGTTAACCGAGTTTGCTATAGCTGAATACAACACAATCGCTAACCCTAAAATTCGTCCACCGAAAGCATAAACGGCTGCTTTATTTCCGTTTTTGATTAATTCAAATTCTTTATTTTTAGTCGTCACTTCGAATAAAATGATTCCGATTAATAACATAAGAGATGCTACCCCGATATACGAAATCGTTGAAAGAAATAAAGATGAAAATGTCATATTCTAACTTCCTTTCTGTTTATGAATTTACTACCCCGACCGGTAAGAAATAGGCCGCGTTGTCTGTAATTGGTCCACCAGCTCTAAAACCGATGGCACTAGGTTCAGCATTAATTAAAAAACTACCAACTAATAAATGGCATTCTTGCTTACCATTTGTCGTTTGAAGTAATTTTTTTGGTAATGGAACATACGATTGATAAACTGGAAGAGAGTCTTTATACGTTTTATGAGAGTCCCCCAAACGTATTTTTCTTCCTTCGTAAATTTCAACCGTATCTCCTTCTCGACCAAAGCTCGGCTTTTTCACGTAAGGAATTCCTTTTTCTAGGAACGGGGTGTCATCTAAATAAGTTGGTAAAAAATATGTATGAATCCATTGATGTTCCGTTTCCGTAAAAAAATGATGATGTTGTTCATGTAAGCCCCAAATTACCGCCTGGACTGCTTTTGACTGCAGTAAGAAGGCTGAAATTGGATTAATAATGGCCAAACGTCCTGTTTGAACAAGCTCTAAAAGTTGGATACCAACTTTCTCTTTGGTAATCGGGTCCTCATCTAGCAGCAAATGTTCAAGCGGGTATGTTTGACGATATAGAACATCTATTTTCCGTCCATGATGGTCATACAAGCCTTCCCCTTTTCGAATGGAGAGCTCATGTAATGGCACATAGGTGGATGGAAACGAAACCAACTCCTGCAAATATTGTGTCGTCCACTTGTCTTCAATGTGATCGTCATGAGACGTGAAGACGATATTCGGCTCAGTTAGTTTTAACTTAACAATAGATTCTTTAATGGCTTTTTCAACCGACCTCTTCAGCATACTTTCGCAGCCTGCATTCGGGTTTTCGACATCGAAATAGTCGGTCACTTTCTGATTCACATGAAAACATTCTTTAATAAATGTAGGAGTGTCAGAATTTAATTCAATCAGCTTCAACCCTTCATCTGTCATAATAAAGTCGCATCGTGCAATCACCGATTCAACCGGTAATATCCGCTGCCGAATAAAGGGTATTACCTCTTTAGGAAAATCTAACTGCATGAGTGTTTCATCATCTGAACGGCGTAATATCTTTGCCGTTTTGGCATAAATTTTCCCTACTCTTTCAGTTGCTATTCGAATATCATTCAACTCATCTTCTCTTAATGGATAATAGTCTAGTAGGGCATATTCTTCTCCATATAAATCCGGCCAAAATTGTGGAATTGATTGAAACAATTCCTTACGCTTTTGCTCAAAGCGATGTTCTCGTTCGGTCATTAACCACCAAATCCTCCCTTACTTCCCGACCCAAAGCCTGAGCTTTTCGATGTGCTTCCAGATGTGCTTCCTTTAAACGAGCTACTTCCTTTGTACGCTTTGTAATCAGAGCTTCCATATAGGGATGATTTTGATTTATACGCTTTTCCCATAAAGTAAAGATATCCGAAGTGAGGGGAATCAATATCATCACATTCCCACACACCATCGTCCATATCCCATTCCCATTCTGTACAAGAATCATCTTCAGGTACGGGAGGAAGTGAATATTCTTCATCTTCACTACATGCCGTTAAACTTGTTACCATTGTTGCGGAAATAATTCCTGTTAATAATTTTTTCGTCTTCTCCAATTCCATTCCTCCTATCGTTGTAATGGTCGATAGCGCTCCTACATGTTATAGTATAAAGGATACAGTTTCCAATTTGGAGGAGAAATTCATGTTATACCAATTAGAATACCGATTAAATAAAGAAAGTGAGCAATACCCAGCTATTTACCACTATCATGCCTTAAATCGGTCTGAATTACTTTGCCGCCGGATGTGTGATTATTTTGTTAAGGAGAATAAAATTTACAAAAGAACATCATCTGCTAAAGAAAAAGACCTTTTTGTCATTTATGTTGAAGAGGTATTCGATGAACAGCCATTTCAAGATGCTGTAACGTATAAAAATGTAACATTAGAAATTCGATTATTTAAAGAGGAAGAACCGTCTCCTTTATTGTTTACTTTTCACTTAACAAGTCATGAAGAAGCATTTGATTTTTTTGGAAACGATTATTTCCAATTTGGGGAATACGAATATGAACTGATTTGTACGGAAATTGATGAAGATCGATCAACATATGTGTTGTACGTTGACTTAACGGGATACAAATTCGAATAGAGAGAATTCTCTCTATTCGACAACCCTTTCGAAAAATAGCGATTTTTGCGCTTTCCCAAGAAATATTTACGTACAAATGGCTAATTGCTCTAGAAAACGTTCATAGGTAAGTTCTGATGTGTCTTTAACGTGCCAATCTGCCTGTTCCAAACCTTTTGTGTCCCCTACACCTATCGCATACATATCGGTCTTTTTAATTGCTTGCATACCTGCAAGGCCGTCTTCAATAGCAACGCAGTCGTTCGGAGAGCAATGCAGTTGTTCACATGCTTTTAAGAATATTTCCGGATCTGGTTTTCCGTTAGCTAATGTAGTCGGGTCAACGACATAGTCGAAATACGAAAGTAAGCCGACTTGATGTAATACTCGTTTAACATTCGTACTCGACGATGCGACTGCTAATTTCATTCCGTTTGCCTTCAAATCATGTATAAAGGCTATAATACCTGGAAGAATGACTGTTTCATCCATCTCTTCCACTAAAGTTTGATAGCAACTATTTTTCTCATTTGAAAAATGTTCAATGTCTCTCGAAGTATACGTTCGACCATTGTTTTTATAAATTGTTTCGGCGATTTCATGTCGATGCATTCCTTTTACACTATCATAATCATCGTATTCAAATGTTAATCCTCTTTTTTGGCACACCTTTAAAAAGGCTTCATAATGGGCCTTATTCGTATCAACAAGTACCCCATCCATGTCAAAGATTACAGCTTTCAAACTTACACACGTCCTTTTTAATTCTTTTCTGGAAATTGAAAGGTGATTGCCCCTTCTTTCCACTGTAAGTAGGCATCAAACGATTTCTCACCTTTTTGAAATCCCTTTATTAAATCCGTTTTTCCATCTTTCAAAAGTTTTTTAACATTCGCTTGTGTGATTTTTTTCGTTAAAATCGTTTTGGATATCGTCATTTTACAATCGTTTTTAGAATAGTTGGTACATCCGTAAAAAGTTCCTTTATCAATAATGTGACCACTACATTTTGGACATTTTCCGAGTTTAACAGCCCGCTTTTTTCCTTTTAGTTGATTAGAAGGAATTTGTTCGCGATCAATTTCATCGAAGGACCAGCCTTGACTTCCATTTTTCGCATCCTCAATCAGTTTTAAGACGAGCTTTTTCGTTTGTTCGATGAATTGTTTAGCAGAAGCCTCCCCTTTTCCTATCTCACGAAGACGCTGCTCCCATTTTGCGGTCATATCAGGCGAGGTTAATAAATCCGTGCAAATAGATTGAATAAGCAACTTCCCCTTTTCTGTTGCATACACTTGATTCTTCTTCACTTCAATATAACCCCGATCTTTTAACACCGTTATGATTTGGGCTCTCGTTGCTTCCGTTCCTAAGCCTTCTGTTTCTTTTAGCACTTTACTTAACGAATCATCTTCACTAAACTTCCCTGCCGTTTTCATTAAGGTAATTAGTTGCCCTTCCGTATAACGTTTCGGTGGCTCAGTTTTCCCTTCTTTGACCATAACGTCTTTTACTGAACCTGTCTCATTTTCTTCTAATGAAGGTAACATATTTTCTTTTGATTCCTTGTCTTTCAACACTTCATGCCAGCCTTTTTGGATGATTTGACTTCCTTTTGAAACAAACGTAGCCCGTTGATCAACGATCGTATGAACAGTTGTCGTGTTGATAATCGCTTCATCATAGTGAGCAGCGATTAGCCTTTTAATGATCAAATCGTAAATCTTTTGTTCTTCCTTTGGTAACGATTCAATCTTTACTACTTGTTCTGTCGGGATTATGGCGTAATGGTCCGTAACTTTCTTTTCATTGACATATCGTTTGTTTTGTAGCAATGACGGTTTCGGAAGTGGAAAATACGACTGATATTCTGGCATTTCTCTAAATTTAGCTAATGTATCAGGGAATAGTTTTGCTTCTTCTTTTGTGACAAAGCTGGAATCCGATCGCGGGTATGATATGATTCCTTTTATGTATAGTTTTTGTGCGATATCTAACGTTTTTTTCGGTGAAAATTTAAAACGTTTATTCGCTTCGGCTTGTAATGAAGAAAGGTTAAAAAGGTATGGAGGTTGATACTTTTTTTGTTCTTTTTTAATTTCTGTAATCTCCGCATCTTTCCCTTTACAAAACTGGGCAATCTTTTGAGCCATCTCTTGTTTTTCAATGCGACTCTCTCCATCTTTATGCCATTTTCCTCCATACTCTTTTCCATTCACTTGAAATGAAGCAATGACTTCCCAGAACGGTTTCGAGACAAAAGATTCGATTTCTTTTTCACGTTTTACGATTAACGACAAAGTCGGAGTTTGGACACGCCCAATTGAAAACAAGCTCGTAATCCCTTTTTCTTTTAAAAGCAAGGAATAGACGCGAGATGCATTCATTCCAACAAGCCAATCAGCACAAGAGCGACTATACGCTTCATAAAATAGGTTTCGTGTTTCAGATTCATCTAATAAATTGGAAAATCCGTTTTTAACGGCTGCTTCGGTTAGCGAAGATAACCACAGTCTCTTTAACGGTTGTTTCGGTTTGCAAAGCTGTAAAATGAGCCGAACGATTGCTTCACCTTCTCTCCCTGCGTCTCCTGCCATGATGATTTCATTAATTTCACGCTTCTTCACAAAGTCTCGAATGACTTGGAATTGTTTCCATTTTCCTTTTGCGACACGATGAGAAAACGTTTCAGGTAGGATCGGTAATGTGTCTAGCTTCCATTTCTTCCATTTCATATCGTATTCTTCTGGTGGAACTAATTCGCATAGATGCCCGATAGCCCATGTCATAATGGCACCTTTTGGAAACATGTCACATGGCATAATTTCTATATATCCATTCCTTTTTTTATTTGGAAAAGGTGCAGCTAGCTTCGCCCCTTGATCGGGTTTTTCTGCTATAATTAACTTCATTTCTTTCTTCCTTCCGTTACAACTTCCTGCTTGCATTATACCGGAATTCAGACCTTCCGTCATATGTTTTCCTAGCCCCACCTTACAAAGTATGTAAAAAAGGATGAGAAAAAGCAAAATATCGCTTTTTCACATCCCCATTAACATTAGTATCCTCCGTAACCGTAGCCTCCGCCAAAACCACCGACGAATGCCGTACCAACAATTACAAGTAAGATGAACAATACAACGATTAACGCAAATCCTCCACCTGCATAACCTTCAGACATGCTAGCGCCTCCTTTACCTCTTGGTTGAAGGTTTTTTACCTTCTTTACAACATATGTAACAGGTAGGAATTTGGTTAGATGGTTGTCGTTTGAAATATAAGAATGGGTCTTTACCTAATTTCCATGCTTACTAGGGGAATGTCCTAACCAAATAGGGTCAAGTTGCATATAGTAGGAGTAATTCCAGTTATAGGAGGTATGTCAAGATGGGATGTTACAGCCCTAACTATGGATGTGGCGGATATGGCTATGGTGGTGGATATGGTAATACGTTCGTATTGATCGTCGTATTGTTTATCTTATTAATTATTGTCGGTGCAGCTTGGTGCTATTAAATTAAATCAACATTTAAAAAGGGTGTCCAACGTGTTTATCGTTGGGCACCCTTTTCTTGTTAAATATTAGCAGTATTTGTCGTTTTATCCCGTTTGGAAAACAGGTTGGTTAAAGCGAATAATCGACTACCAGCGACCGTTAAAATAATAGATAAAGCCAGTAATGCTAAATCAAGTTCATACCCTGCCATTTGTCCATTTCCAAAAAATCCAGCCATTGGGAACTTTACGGTAACAATCGCACCGATCATGATAAGACCGAGCAATAGTGCAGAAACTTCTACCATGAGTCCTAAAATGAGTGCTAATCCTGCAACAGTTTCAACAATAGCGGTTAAATAAGCAACGAATGCGGGTAACCCAAAATTCTCTGTAAACATGCCAACAACGTTATCCATCATCGTAAACTTTTGAATGCCATGAGCTAACATCGTTCCACCTAAAATCAAGCGTCCAATGAACAAGCCCCATTCAACTCGATTGGTCATTCACCCATCTCCCTTCTTTATTTACACCTCTACTTTAATAGAAAATTCAGAACCTTTCTGTAATATGCGTTACAATTTAAAAATCAGGTCTTTGGACCCTCAAAATAGTTTAATATTTCTTCCCCCTTAAAAATAGACCCATTATCCATTTGGAATACGGGTGTATATATTTCACCTACAATCTGTTTCAGATGCTTTTGAGCTTTGATATTTCCTAAAACATTAACTTTTATATACGGAATACCATTTGTTTTTAAATGATTTATGGCTTTTGCACATTTTGAACAACCGTCCATCATATATAATGTATTCGTCATGACGATTTCCTCCTTACATGACTACTTTAACACGCTCATTCTTAAAAGCGCTGTAAGCTTCCTTACATGAAGATTAAGATCTTCCGTTATAATGAAAGATAAGAAAGTTCTTGAAAGGAAGAGTACAATGGATAAACTGTTCTTATTATCACAAATTAGTTTATTTGACGAGCTTCCGATGGAAGATATTAAAATCATCGATGAGTTAAGTGAGATGAAACCGGTAAAGAAAGGGACAACCATTTTATCGCCTGATAAACCGATGAAAGCATTATTTTTATTGAAGGAAGGTCAAGTGCGCTTATATCGAATGAATCAGAATGGAAAACAATTCACTGTTGATATATTAGTAGATGGTAATATATTCGGAGAAACGAGTACGTTGTCTTTAACAGACGATCAAATTTATGCAGAAGCGATGACAGATTCGTATTTATGCTTATTAAGCAAAGCGGATTTTGAAGAATTTATTGAAAAAAATCCAAAAATTGCTTTAAAATTCATCAATATATTATCAACACGCTTGAAGGAAGTCTATTCACTGAGTGAAAAAATTGCATTAGGTGATGTGAAAAACCGTATCCTTTACTTACTATTGAAATTAAGTGAAAAAACAGGTCGGAGAAAAAAAGAATGGCAAACGATTGAAATGCGTATTACCCATCAAGATATTGCCAATATGATTGGATCTACCCGTGAAACAACAAGTGCCGTTATGAGTCAACTGAAAAAAGAAGGCTATATAAAAAAAGGGTTACGACTCTCGGTGAACATTGAAAAAGCAAAAGAATTAATTGAGGAAGAATAATAGAAGGGCTCGTCTGATAAGTTCCTAAATTAGAATGATGGCAGCGGAAAGTAGTTTCCATTCCTCCAATTAGTTCTGATTGAAAAAAGGTGAATGCGACTCCAGCGGAAACATCCGAGCTGAAGGCCCAACAGACGAGCATCCGAGTCGAGGAGGAGATAAATGAGGCGGCCACGTCCTGTGCAAAGTTCGGATAGCGTCCTCTATCAGATGAGTTTAATTGAATTTAATCTACGATAAATGAGGGACTGTACTTTTTGGACAGCCCCTTTTCTATTTTTTGTGAACATAGTCTCCACTTTTCTATCGTTGGCTAGTTTCGGCTCCTAGCGCCTATCGAACTGGCGATAAGTCGATATCTCAGTGTGGGAATACCACTCCGACATGTGCGTCTGAAGAGCCTCGACCTTTCCTCTACATCCCATAAGAGCCAATCCACAACATTCCAACTTAAAAAATAGTTTACTATTCAAATGTAACATTTAAACCCATCATTTTTTTATATTTATTATTATATAATCTCTACTTCATTAATAAACTTATTAGTGCATGTACTATGTCTCTTCTTATTGGAACTGTATCGCCTCATCAGTTGGGTTTATCATGCAAAAAGTTCACTTCAATACTGGAGTTACCCCTTTCGAATAACTCCATTAGTGTACGATAAGCATTCTCGAAAAGTAGCTACATAAATCCCAATCACATCATGGTAGATGTTTTTCCATTTTAATATTTGGAGGTAAGGACAATTTGAAGTCTTTAAGTTTAAAATCTAAAGTTCTTATTATTTTTACTTTGTTGTTCGTCGTTGCAAGTTCAATTTTGTGTTACGTCGTGTATACATCTTCTTCCAAATTCGTTTCAAAATCAATCGGAATGCAAGCAATGCACATCGTGGAAGAAACGATCAAAATCATTGATGTAGAACAGTTTAAAACCATCACCCCAGAAAGTGGAGAAAATGAATATTTTGAAAAGCTTCGAGTACAACTGAATCAATTAAGAGAAATGAATAACTTAGACTATTTATATACGATATCCCGAAGAGAAACAAACAATGGATATGAATATTTTTATGTCGTGGATGGTTTGCCAAAAGAGGAAGCGTCAGCACTAGGTGAAATAGAACCTGAAGCCCATAAATTCGACCTAATGATTAAAGCATTTGAAACAAAAGAAACACAAGTAGGAGAGCTTGGCGTTTCGGATCAATGGGGAGCATTAGTTTCTTCTTATTCGCCTATTTTAGATAAAGAAGGAAACATCATTGCGGTACTCGGTGCTGATTATAATGCAACAGCGATATATGATCTCATGCAAATTAATAAGAGTCAAATGATTTTATTTATCGTCTTATTAATCCTAATCATTACCG is from Bacillus kexueae and encodes:
- a CDS encoding YjcZ family sporulation protein translates to MSEGYAGGGFALIVVLFILLVIVGTAFVGGFGGGYGYGGY
- a CDS encoding acyl-CoA thioesterase: MENTKRCQDSFVVKTSIVLPPDTNTHGTMFGGKLMAYIDDVAAISAMRHARSQVVTASTDSVDFLHPIYEGDAVCLEAFVTYTGRSSMEVFVKVVAEKLMTGERNVCAISFLTMVAVDTNGRPVPVPTVQPETDFEKELHENAKKRAEVRKARKKENEAMVKNITTQLPW
- a CDS encoding potassium channel family protein, giving the protein MKNVILIKRLWIKALQMSGWTLFFGTTTLILFSSFFIHYLEPETFPSAFEGLWWTMTTVVTVGYGDVSPTTVQGKIFAMFLYVMGIGLMTIVIGKVIDSLSLRKRLREEGKLKITMRNHIILINWTKKTELALQELLTTFHDIHIVIVDEKLEKIPVLHERVEFVQGDPATEETLLQANLLDCKSAMIFAPDGVIKASQADGHTLLIASILEGLGKKNGRNIYTICEVSDSKHIQAFTHVNVEEFITPNDMSAHLAARSILFNGTTEIIRQLTSHVGYDLYHIKKKPHWNTYGDAKKELAELGATLLSNHEDMSIVTTLQTPIPDDAKLFIICDEKVYQKLR
- a CDS encoding YjcZ family sporulation protein, coding for MGCYSPNYGCGGYGYGGGYGNTFVLIVVLFILLIIVGAAWCY
- a CDS encoding glutathionylspermidine synthase family protein, whose protein sequence is MTEREHRFEQKRKELFQSIPQFWPDLYGEEYALLDYYPLREDELNDIRIATERVGKIYAKTAKILRRSDDETLMQLDFPKEVIPFIRQRILPVESVIARCDFIMTDEGLKLIELNSDTPTFIKECFHVNQKVTDYFDVENPNAGCESMLKRSVEKAIKESIVKLKLTEPNIVFTSHDDHIEDKWTTQYLQELVSFPSTYVPLHELSIRKGEGLYDHHGRKIDVLYRQTYPLEHLLLDEDPITKEKVGIQLLELVQTGRLAIINPISAFLLQSKAVQAVIWGLHEQHHHFFTETEHQWIHTYFLPTYLDDTPFLEKGIPYVKKPSFGREGDTVEIYEGRKIRLGDSHKTYKDSLPVYQSYVPLPKKLLQTTNGKQECHLLVGSFLINAEPSAIGFRAGGPITDNAAYFLPVGVVNS
- a CDS encoding DUF350 domain-containing protein: MTFSSLFLSTISYIGVASLMLLIGIILFEVTTKNKEFELIKNGNKAAVYAFGGRILGLAIVLYSAIANSVNLLDMVIWGSVAIVIQILLFYIAEWITPKFKITQAIDDNNEAVGLFLLFLSIGIGLVIAGSLTY
- a CDS encoding DNA topoisomerase III; the encoded protein is MKLIIAEKPDQGAKLAAPFPNKKRNGYIEIMPCDMFPKGAIMTWAIGHLCELVPPEEYDMKWKKWKLDTLPILPETFSHRVAKGKWKQFQVIRDFVKKREINEIIMAGDAGREGEAIVRLILQLCKPKQPLKRLWLSSLTEAAVKNGFSNLLDESETRNLFYEAYSRSCADWLVGMNASRVYSLLLKEKGITSLFSIGRVQTPTLSLIVKREKEIESFVSKPFWEVIASFQVNGKEYGGKWHKDGESRIEKQEMAQKIAQFCKGKDAEITEIKKEQKKYQPPYLFNLSSLQAEANKRFKFSPKKTLDIAQKLYIKGIISYPRSDSSFVTKEEAKLFPDTLAKFREMPEYQSYFPLPKPSLLQNKRYVNEKKVTDHYAIIPTEQVVKIESLPKEEQKIYDLIIKRLIAAHYDEAIINTTTVHTIVDQRATFVSKGSQIIQKGWHEVLKDKESKENMLPSLEENETGSVKDVMVKEGKTEPPKRYTEGQLITLMKTAGKFSEDDSLSKVLKETEGLGTEATRAQIITVLKDRGYIEVKKNQVYATEKGKLLIQSICTDLLTSPDMTAKWEQRLREIGKGEASAKQFIEQTKKLVLKLIEDAKNGSQGWSFDEIDREQIPSNQLKGKKRAVKLGKCPKCSGHIIDKGTFYGCTNYSKNDCKMTISKTILTKKITQANVKKLLKDGKTDLIKGFQKGEKSFDAYLQWKEGAITFQFPEKN
- a CDS encoding potassium channel family protein; amino-acid sequence: MKKEFAVIGLGRFGGSICRALSEEGLEVLAIDIDEDKVNQFANIASHAVVGDTTDEAVLKSLGIRNFDHVIVAIGDNIQASILTTLMLKELGVKHITVKAQNDYHEKVLTKIGADSIVHPERDMGKRIAHNIISNNVLDYLELSDEHSIVEIVANDNISGHSIIELDIRAKYGINIVAIKRDKEIIVSPQANEVIQKGDILIVIGADVDINRFEKKEC
- the pgmB gene encoding beta-phosphoglucomutase; amino-acid sequence: MKAVIFDMDGVLVDTNKAHYEAFLKVCQKRGLTFEYDDYDSVKGMHRHEIAETIYKNNGRTYTSRDIEHFSNEKNSCYQTLVEEMDETVILPGIIAFIHDLKANGMKLAVASSSTNVKRVLHQVGLLSYFDYVVDPTTLANGKPDPEIFLKACEQLHCSPNDCVAIEDGLAGMQAIKKTDMYAIGVGDTKGLEQADWHVKDTSELTYERFLEQLAICT
- a CDS encoding aminotransferase yhxA, with amino-acid sequence MELEKTKKLLTGIISATMVTSLTACSEDEEYSLPPVPEDDSCTEWEWDMDDGVWECDDIDSPHFGYLYFMGKAYKSKSSLYGSSDYKAYKGSSSFKGSTSGSTSKSSGFGSGSKGGFGG
- a CDS encoding gamma-glutamylcyclotransferase family protein, yielding MAVVFLYESFDWLREEKKVAEQAIIHGKLYDSKKGFPVFVNGEGEVYGEIFDLKEQEIDKLYMDLCKRGNFKKVQKTVKTDTNVIECLTFQFVEDTSSFLPINRGNWKEYNYFESKPERTFYFAYGSCMDTERMQKAGVDHHFQSIVGAGKLENYTLRFSVHVHDGGRADIVEEGGKVEGILYEVPFEAVEYLYVREGVYTNLYRPTFVNVEVNGVNYENCLTFVVCSKKEDLGPPDHYKNEILRGSKGRVTDTYYEKIKQYMENLQQRNVTN
- a CDS encoding DoxX family protein, whose amino-acid sequence is MTNRVEWGLFIGRLILGGTMLAHGIQKFTMMDNVVGMFTENFGLPAFVAYLTAIVETVAGLALILGLMVEVSALLLGLIMIGAIVTVKFPMAGFFGNGQMAGYELDLALLALSIILTVAGSRLFALTNLFSKRDKTTNTANI